Genomic DNA from Candidatus Hydrogenedentota bacterium:
TCACCGGCCAGCGCCTCAGCGTGCTCCTCGCGCATCTGCCGGGCAAGTTGCGAATGGCCCCGCAATGCGGCCCGGTTCTGGAAGAGGACGCAGAGCCCCAGTGCGAGCATCATGCCGAGAGGGAGTGCGGTCCAGCCCGGAAGTGTCGGCGCGCCCAATGTCCAGAGCGCAATAGCGACCGTTGCGCCAAGTCCCGGCAGGACCAGATAGACATAGCTGTTGATGCGGATCAAATTGAGTTTGAACTCCGTCGTGAAGCGGCGACGCTGTGAGCCTGTGCATCCCTGTACGCAGTCGAGTCCCTGGTCGCCGTCGCCCTCGGCGCCTCCGCCGGCCAGCAGGGCCTCCACGCGCTCGGCCGAGACCTGACCCTGCGCCGCGATCCGCTGCACGCGCGCCCGGGTCGATGGGTGTGTAATCATGCGCTCGCGCCACGTTCCGCCCCACACCAGGGGCATGTGGTTCATACGGGTCACTTTAACCAGACTGGCGATCTGAGCCTCGGCATCGCCGAGCAACGTCAGCGCCCCGTCGTCGGCCTCGCGCTCGAAACGCCGCGCATAGCGCAGCCGCACATATTGCGCAAGTACCGCACCCGACATCGCCACCAGCACGAACGCCGTCAAACTAGTCGCCTGTTGGGGCAGCACGATAAATTGCTCCAGAACCGCCGCCCCAACCAGATACAGCGCCACTGAACCGTAGCTCAAGACGACGAAGTTCAAGGCCAGAATATTGCGAAGCCGTTCGGGGTGACGCTTCTTCAGGTGGCACACCTCGTGCGCGAGGATGGCGTCCAGTTCGCGGCGGGTCAGGCAGCGCAACAGATAGTCCGTGATGAGCACGCGCTTGTTGTTCGCAGCGAAGGCGTTAAGCACCGGCACTTTTCCCATTTTGAGCAGGTAGACCCCGTTGAGCCGGGGAATGCCCGCCGCCAGCGCCAGGGCGTCCACGCGATCGCGGAGCGGTCCAGACTCCAACGACTCGAACTCGAGCCCCATGGAATGGAGCAGTTGCCAGTACACCGCGGCACCGACCATGCCGGTGAACACGGCGAGGGCCACGGCCCGGGCCGGCGACTCGACGAGATAATAGGTCATCGCCCCAAAGCACATCAGCATAAGTCCCGCCAGTGCACACGCCCAGAGGCATTGAACCACAAAGTCACGCCGGGTCCAGGTTGCCTCCGGAAATCGCGCATACACCGGGAAGACAATCATGCGCGCGCACACGCTCATGACGGTCGCAACGGACATTACCACCCCGTCTCGAAGGAGCACTCCGGTCAATTCCGCCCAGACCATGCCCCAGCCAAACTCAATGGGCAAGAGGGGATTCCAAGTCCGGCTGATCAAGAGCAGGGCCAGCCAATACGCGAGAATACTGTAGAACGAGCCACGCGTACACGCGAAACAGGCAAAACCCACCTCATCCAGGGGGCGTTTCAGCCCGGCACGCCACAGAGCGCGGGCGTACCCCAGGAGCAAGAGGGAGCAAAGCAACATGGGCGCGTACCAGAGCACCAGTGCGGCGGGCGTAAATCCAGAAGCGACTTCGAGGGCTGGTATGGAACGCTCCAGCGTTAAGGTTGTGGAGTTCCAGTCATTGTCGCCCTCCATCACAACCGATTCGTCGCTCCAGACGGCCTGGGTCACGCCGGCATCCGGCAGGTAGATCTCTACGGCAAGCGTGGAAACGCCGAGTTCCGAGAGGATTGCGCGTAGCGGTTCCAGTTCCAGCGTCCCCGTGACCATCAAATCGCGTGAACGCAGGGCGTCAATCCAGTACCCAGACCAACTCGCCCCCTCATCCTCATCGAAGCCGTCGTAGTAGTCCGCCACGCTCTCGGCGTCCGTCTCCGATACCATGGCCGCCAGGGCGGCACTGACCAGCTCGGGCTTTGCTGGCTCCGGGTGGAGGTACAGATCAAACCATACGGAACCATCCCGTTCGGCGTAGAGGTAGAGTGTCGAAAAGGGATGCGTATCGGAATCCTGCGCGATGGATTCCGATAGCGTGACGAAATTCATCACTATGACGACGGCCAGGGCCCACAATCTCATGGCGCTTGACTCCCTCAAGGTAGACCACGGGAGTATACCTGACCATCGCCCCTGAATTACG
This window encodes:
- a CDS encoding M48 family metalloprotease codes for the protein MRLWALAVVIVMNFVTLSESIAQDSDTHPFSTLYLYAERDGSVWFDLYLHPEPAKPELVSAALAAMVSETDAESVADYYDGFDEDEGASWSGYWIDALRSRDLMVTGTLELEPLRAILSELGVSTLAVEIYLPDAGVTQAVWSDESVVMEGDNDWNSTTLTLERSIPALEVASGFTPAALVLWYAPMLLCSLLLLGYARALWRAGLKRPLDEVGFACFACTRGSFYSILAYWLALLLISRTWNPLLPIEFGWGMVWAELTGVLLRDGVVMSVATVMSVCARMIVFPVYARFPEATWTRRDFVVQCLWACALAGLMLMCFGAMTYYLVESPARAVALAVFTGMVGAAVYWQLLHSMGLEFESLESGPLRDRVDALALAAGIPRLNGVYLLKMGKVPVLNAFAANNKRVLITDYLLRCLTRRELDAILAHEVCHLKKRHPERLRNILALNFVVLSYGSVALYLVGAAVLEQFIVLPQQATSLTAFVLVAMSGAVLAQYVRLRYARRFEREADDGALTLLGDAEAQIASLVKVTRMNHMPLVWGGTWRERMITHPSTRARVQRIAAQGQVSAERVEALLAGGGAEGDGDQGLDCVQGCTGSQRRRFTTEFKLNLIRINSYVYLVLPGLGATVAIALWTLGAPTLPGWTALPLGMMLALGLCVLFQNRAALRGHSQLARQMREEHAEALAGEAAHFVTFSPNTDALLYDGFHNWDVELLQFNEAGLHYRGDGTSFSLPWECVQKLDLVSRPNFIIPSLSIYFSWRDPEEPATTRTFLFRAADATSLLSMNSATRILYRGLMEWRERPADNRPASYGQRLPLPGKLDIKGQRVGDVCNGSMVLGVGVKYALCGFATAHAFGLPALAPFAGSAAGAALATGVAMMLFMAPLWRFGRTHQST